In a single window of the Streptomyces sp. NBC_00353 genome:
- a CDS encoding ROK family transcriptional regulator, whose amino-acid sequence MGRLTGGDPSLLRRINSAVVLHALRGAHSPTLTDLTRITGLSRPTVEGVVEGLFEAGLVVEATPDEGEARRQGRPARRFRFRAEAGHLLGIEIGPHRVSALLSGLDGRIIGAGSREVSETACADDRLDRVRAVVADLLRRTGVARSSLRAVGVGSPGIVEADGTVRLGTALPDWTGLALGERLRRSFRCPVLVENDANAAAVAEHWKGAATESDDIVFVLAGLSPGAGSLIGGRLHRGFGGAAGEIGALHLLGREVTPEKLLSTTDTPLDPLDEQAVAAVFAQARHGDVRAMAAVERFIQRLVHDVAALVLALDPELVVVGGWAAGLDGVLDPLRGELARYCLRPPRVALSLLGEAAVATGALRLALDHVEEQLFAVEGTVTARR is encoded by the coding sequence GTGGGCCGGCTGACCGGTGGGGACCCGTCGCTGCTGCGACGGATCAATTCCGCGGTGGTGCTTCATGCTCTCAGGGGTGCCCACTCCCCCACGCTCACGGACCTGACCCGGATCACAGGTCTGTCCCGGCCCACGGTGGAAGGGGTCGTCGAGGGGCTTTTCGAGGCCGGGCTGGTCGTCGAGGCGACGCCCGACGAGGGTGAAGCCAGGCGTCAGGGCAGGCCGGCCCGCCGGTTCCGGTTCCGCGCGGAGGCAGGGCATCTGCTCGGCATCGAGATCGGTCCGCACCGCGTCTCCGCGCTGCTGTCCGGGCTGGACGGCCGGATCATCGGTGCCGGTTCGCGCGAGGTGTCGGAGACCGCCTGCGCGGATGACCGGCTCGACCGGGTCAGGGCCGTGGTCGCCGATCTCCTGCGGCGTACCGGGGTGGCCCGGAGCAGTCTGCGTGCGGTCGGGGTGGGCAGCCCGGGCATCGTGGAGGCCGACGGGACGGTACGGCTGGGCACCGCGCTGCCGGACTGGACCGGTCTCGCGCTCGGTGAGCGGCTGCGGCGCTCCTTCCGATGTCCGGTCCTGGTGGAGAACGACGCCAATGCAGCAGCCGTGGCGGAGCACTGGAAGGGCGCGGCCACCGAGTCCGACGACATCGTGTTCGTCCTTGCGGGGCTGAGTCCGGGAGCCGGTTCACTGATCGGCGGTCGGCTGCACCGTGGTTTCGGTGGGGCAGCGGGCGAGATCGGCGCGCTCCATCTGCTGGGCCGCGAAGTCACTCCGGAGAAGCTGCTGTCGACGACGGACACGCCGCTGGACCCGTTGGACGAGCAGGCTGTCGCCGCGGTGTTCGCACAGGCTCGCCACGGTGACGTGCGGGCGATGGCGGCGGTCGAGCGGTTCATCCAGCGCCTGGTGCACGATGTGGCGGCGCTGGTGCTGGCGCTCGACCCGGAGCTGGTGGTCGTCGGCGGGTGGGCCGCGGGACTGGACGGCGTCCTTGATCCGCTCCGCGGCGAGCTGGCCCGCTACTGTCTCCGGCCGCCGCGGGTCGCGCTGTCGCTGCTCGGCGAGGCGGCCGTGGC
- a CDS encoding response regulator — protein sequence MPVTVLLVDDEPLVRAGLRAVLEAQPDIEVVGEAGDGAAVIPLVHKLRPDVVAMDVRMPLMDGIEATRVVLRTVPEPPKILVVTTFENDEYVYEALRAGADGFLLKRARPAEIVHAVRLVAEGESLLFPAAVRQLAAEYGTSKAKAVMKRASLTEREAAVLRLMARGLSNAEIAAKLVVGVETVKTHVSAVLAKLGARDRTQAVIAAYESGFVAPS from the coding sequence ATGCCGGTTACCGTTCTTCTGGTCGACGACGAACCCCTCGTACGCGCGGGGCTGCGCGCGGTCCTTGAGGCTCAGCCCGATATCGAGGTGGTGGGCGAGGCGGGCGACGGCGCCGCAGTGATCCCGCTGGTGCACAAGTTGCGCCCCGATGTGGTGGCGATGGATGTGCGGATGCCCTTGATGGACGGCATCGAGGCGACCCGGGTGGTGCTGCGCACGGTGCCTGAGCCGCCGAAGATCCTGGTGGTGACGACATTCGAGAACGACGAGTACGTGTACGAGGCGCTGCGCGCCGGGGCGGACGGCTTTCTGCTCAAGCGTGCCCGGCCCGCGGAGATCGTGCATGCGGTGCGCCTGGTTGCCGAGGGTGAGTCTCTGCTGTTCCCGGCCGCGGTCCGGCAGCTCGCCGCCGAGTACGGGACGAGCAAGGCGAAGGCGGTCATGAAGCGGGCCTCGCTCACCGAGCGCGAGGCTGCGGTGCTCCGGTTGATGGCCCGGGGACTCTCGAATGCGGAGATCGCCGCCAAGCTCGTGGTCGGCGTCGAGACGGTGAAGACCCATGTCAGCGCGGTGCTGGCAAAGTTGGGGGCCAGGGATCGGACCCAGGCGGTGATCGCCGCGTACGAGTCCGGCTTCGTGGCTCCGAGCTGA
- a CDS encoding sensor histidine kinase, translating to MRRFLRPLTDSVTYTRWLHLLIPTAIVSVWLFISPDTPWAPMVFAVPVGLLPAMRLAEGVQAQLLLTPDERGSPDASISAASAVTWADRWRTVAWLEVRLLLSGVATFATVWLPATAVDLGLTVTDEGPSGDWLLRWVEPHSWYVLFVPLPLLVLLAVIVVCGKLVTAAARWLLSQSPVERLTALEERTEQLLERNRIARELHDSIGHALTVAVVQAGAARAAKDPEFTERALAAIEETGRDALDDLERVLRVLRESDAPVSQRPTLAEADRLLESARGSGAKVDAEMSGPVELVPGPVSREGYRILQEALTNVLRHSGTVPVRVRITVTDGRLELEVTNPLTESAGPPRGGSGLRGIRERAALLGGKAKTGPYDGEWRVHASLPLDRLG from the coding sequence ATGCGCCGTTTCCTCCGTCCGCTGACCGACTCCGTCACCTACACCCGCTGGCTGCATCTGCTCATTCCGACCGCGATCGTCAGCGTGTGGCTGTTCATTTCCCCCGATACACCCTGGGCGCCGATGGTCTTCGCCGTACCCGTGGGACTGCTGCCCGCCATGCGGCTCGCCGAGGGCGTCCAGGCGCAGTTGTTGCTCACACCTGACGAGCGGGGCAGTCCGGACGCATCGATCTCTGCCGCGTCCGCGGTGACTTGGGCGGATCGCTGGCGGACCGTGGCCTGGTTGGAAGTGCGGTTGTTGCTCTCCGGTGTGGCGACGTTCGCGACGGTGTGGCTGCCCGCGACGGCGGTCGATCTCGGGCTCACCGTGACCGATGAGGGCCCCAGCGGCGATTGGCTCCTCCGCTGGGTGGAGCCGCACTCGTGGTACGTCCTGTTCGTGCCGTTGCCGCTGCTGGTGCTGCTGGCCGTCATTGTGGTGTGCGGCAAGCTGGTCACTGCCGCTGCACGGTGGCTGCTCAGCCAGTCGCCGGTGGAGCGGCTGACCGCACTGGAGGAACGCACCGAGCAGCTGCTGGAGCGCAATCGCATCGCGCGCGAGCTCCACGACTCGATCGGGCATGCCTTGACCGTCGCGGTCGTCCAGGCGGGCGCGGCGCGGGCGGCGAAGGACCCTGAATTCACCGAACGGGCGCTGGCCGCGATCGAGGAGACGGGCCGGGATGCGCTGGACGATCTGGAGCGGGTGCTGCGGGTGCTGCGCGAATCGGACGCACCGGTGAGTCAGCGGCCGACGCTTGCCGAGGCGGACAGGCTGCTGGAGTCGGCGCGCGGTTCGGGGGCGAAGGTCGATGCCGAGATGTCCGGTCCGGTGGAGCTGGTGCCGGGGCCGGTGTCACGAGAGGGCTATCGGATCCTGCAGGAAGCTCTCACCAATGTGTTGCGCCACTCCGGGACCGTCCCCGTACGAGTACGCATCACGGTGACGGACGGCCGGCTCGAGCTGGAAGTGACGAATCCACTCACCGAATCGGCAGGCCCGCCCAGGGGCGGAAGCGGGCTGCGGGGCATACGTGAACGGGCCGCGCTCCTGGGCGGAAAGGCCAAGACCGGTCCGTACGACGGTGAGTGGCGGGTGCACGCAAGCCTCCCGCTGGACCGCCTAGGCTGA
- a CDS encoding ATP-binding cassette domain-containing protein, translating into MTSIDVHELTKEYGATRAVDRLTFSVLPGRVTGFLGPNGAGKSTTMRLVLGLDRPTGGTATIGGRAYTTLDDPLRRVGALLDAQAAHGSRAARNHLLALATSNRIAPTRVEEVLEEAGLGRVGGHRIKTFSLGMRQRLGIAAALLGDPEVVMLDEPSNGLDPEGIVWIRELMKRLAREGRTVLVSSHLMNETSSFADHLVVLGRGRLLVDLPMQEFLDSRSRPRVRVRTTESSRLRDVLTRKGYALSQGNDGRWTVEGAKAVEIGPIAAFEGIPILELADEQATLEQAYLDLTADATEFASAATSPTTRQEA; encoded by the coding sequence ATGACCAGCATCGACGTTCATGAGCTCACCAAGGAATACGGGGCCACCCGCGCGGTGGACCGCCTCACGTTCAGCGTGCTACCCGGCCGGGTCACCGGCTTCCTCGGCCCCAACGGCGCGGGTAAGTCCACCACCATGAGACTTGTCCTCGGCCTGGACCGGCCGACGGGCGGTACGGCCACCATCGGTGGCCGGGCCTACACCACGCTCGACGATCCCCTGCGCCGGGTGGGCGCGCTGCTCGACGCGCAGGCCGCCCACGGCTCGCGGGCAGCGCGGAACCATCTGCTGGCTCTCGCCACCAGTAACCGCATAGCTCCCACCAGGGTCGAAGAGGTACTGGAGGAGGCGGGGCTCGGCCGGGTCGGCGGTCATCGGATCAAAACGTTCTCGCTCGGCATGCGACAGCGTCTGGGTATCGCGGCCGCATTGCTCGGCGACCCGGAAGTCGTGATGCTGGACGAGCCGTCGAACGGCCTGGACCCGGAAGGCATCGTCTGGATCCGTGAATTGATGAAGCGGCTGGCCCGCGAGGGCCGCACGGTTCTGGTCTCCAGCCACCTGATGAACGAGACGTCGTCGTTCGCCGACCACCTCGTGGTCCTGGGCCGGGGCAGACTCCTTGTCGACCTGCCGATGCAGGAGTTCCTCGACTCCCGCAGCCGCCCGCGCGTGCGCGTACGCACGACCGAGTCCAGCCGACTCCGTGACGTGCTGACCCGCAAGGGGTACGCCTTGTCGCAGGGCAACGACGGGCGCTGGACCGTCGAAGGGGCCAAGGCGGTGGAGATCGGTCCCATAGCCGCCTTCGAAGGCATCCCCATTCTTGAACTCGCCGACGAACAGGCGACCTTGGAGCAGGCGTATCTCGACCTCACCGCCGACGCGACGGAATTCGCGTCCGCGGCCACCTCACCCACCACTCGTCAGGAGGCCTGA
- a CDS encoding ABC transporter permease, with protein sequence MTVSTIAVLRSEWIKIRSVRSVAGSLIAVFLATLAVTVLAFATVGQAEADNPDADPVFGAFYALNFGQIAAISFGATALSSEYLNGALRISLAAVPHRDLFYAAKMTLVGTLALVIGLVTSFTAFLVGQLFMGEYAIGLGEPGALRAALGGGIYLALMALLAAGLTALLRSAVAVLSLLIPFILIVSFVVGDIAGGVARYLPDRAGQLVLHQNPEGSLGPWTGLAVTAVWAGAALVTGWWAMRRRDA encoded by the coding sequence CTGACCGTGTCGACCATCGCAGTGCTCCGATCCGAGTGGATCAAGATCAGATCGGTACGGTCCGTGGCCGGTTCGCTGATAGCGGTCTTTCTGGCGACACTCGCCGTCACTGTGCTCGCGTTCGCCACGGTCGGCCAGGCCGAGGCGGACAACCCGGACGCAGATCCGGTCTTCGGCGCCTTCTACGCGCTGAACTTCGGCCAGATCGCGGCCATCAGCTTCGGCGCGACCGCGCTCTCCTCGGAGTACCTGAACGGTGCCCTGCGGATTTCGCTCGCCGCAGTGCCGCATCGTGACCTCTTCTACGCAGCCAAAATGACCCTCGTCGGTACACTCGCCCTGGTCATCGGGCTCGTCACCAGCTTCACCGCATTCCTGGTGGGGCAGTTGTTCATGGGGGAGTACGCGATCGGCCTGGGGGAACCCGGAGCCCTGCGAGCTGCTCTCGGCGGAGGTATATATCTGGCCCTGATGGCCCTGCTCGCGGCCGGCCTGACGGCTTTGCTGCGCAGCGCCGTCGCCGTCCTCAGTCTGCTCATCCCGTTCATCCTGATCGTCTCCTTCGTGGTCGGAGACATCGCTGGCGGCGTCGCGCGATATCTGCCCGACCGGGCAGGGCAGTTGGTGCTGCACCAGAATCCGGAGGGGAGCCTCGGGCCGTGGACGGGGCTTGCAGTCACAGCGGTCTGGGCGGGCGCCGCGCTGGTGACGGGCTGGTGGGCGATGCGGCGCAGGGACGCCTGA
- the mug gene encoding G/U mismatch-specific DNA glycosylase yields the protein MTPEELQAARDRTVPDVVAGGLRVLFCGINPSLMTGATGHHFARPGNRFWPVLHLSGLTPRQLKPSEQNELLDHGLGITNVVARATARADELAAEEFREGGVVLAAKVERLRPQWLAVVGVTAYRTAFGDRRAQIGPQDRTIGGARVWALPNPSGLNAHWTAQTMAEEYGRLRAAVDSASPGHSG from the coding sequence ATGACACCCGAAGAGCTCCAGGCCGCCCGCGACCGCACCGTTCCCGATGTGGTCGCGGGCGGCCTGCGTGTGTTGTTCTGCGGAATCAACCCGAGTCTGATGACCGGCGCCACGGGACATCATTTCGCCCGCCCCGGCAACCGCTTCTGGCCGGTGCTCCACCTGTCGGGCCTCACCCCCCGCCAGTTGAAGCCATCGGAACAGAACGAGCTGCTCGACCACGGCCTGGGCATCACCAATGTGGTGGCCCGCGCCACGGCGCGCGCCGACGAACTGGCGGCCGAGGAGTTCCGTGAGGGCGGTGTCGTCCTGGCGGCCAAGGTCGAGCGGCTGCGACCGCAGTGGCTGGCCGTCGTGGGCGTCACGGCCTACCGGACCGCCTTCGGTGACCGACGCGCGCAGATCGGCCCGCAGGACAGGACGATCGGTGGTGCTCGGGTCTGGGCCCTGCCCAACCCCAGCGGCCTGAACGCCCATTGGACCGCTCAGACCATGGCCGAGGAGTACGGGCGCCTCCGTGCGGCCGTCGACTCGGCCAGTCCCGGTCATTCGGGCTGA
- the purB gene encoding adenylosuccinate lyase, protein MTAVSAKPRIPNVLAGRYASTELAVLWSPEQKVKLERQLWLAVLRAQKDLGIEVPDAALADYERVLDQVDLASIAEREKVTRHDVKARIEEFNALAGHEHVHKGMTSRDLTENVEQLQIRLSLELMRDRTVAVLARLGRLAGEYSELVIAGRSHNVAAQATTLGKRFATAADELLVAYGRLEDLLGRYPLRGIKGPVGTAQDMLDLLGGDAAKLGELEQRIAGHLGFGQAFTSVGQVYPRSLDYDVVTALVQLAAAPSSVAKTIRLMAGHELVTEGFKPGQVGSSAMPHKMNTRSCERVNGLMVILRGYASMTGELAGDQWNEGDVSCSVVRRVALPDAFFAFDGLLETFLTVLDEFGAFPAVVARELDRYLPFLATTKVLMGAVRAGVGREVAHEAIKENAVASALAMREQGTERNELLDKLAADDRIPLDRAQLDALMADKLSFTGAAADQVTALVARIEEITKQHPEAAGYTPGSIL, encoded by the coding sequence GTGACTGCTGTGTCTGCGAAGCCTCGCATCCCCAATGTCCTGGCCGGCCGCTATGCCTCCACCGAGCTGGCCGTCCTCTGGTCCCCCGAGCAGAAGGTGAAGCTGGAGCGCCAGCTGTGGCTGGCGGTGCTGCGCGCTCAGAAGGACCTCGGGATCGAGGTGCCCGACGCCGCCCTCGCCGACTACGAGCGGGTCCTCGACCAGGTCGACCTGGCGTCCATCGCCGAGCGTGAGAAGGTCACCCGGCACGACGTGAAGGCACGGATCGAAGAGTTCAACGCTCTCGCCGGGCACGAGCACGTCCACAAGGGCATGACGTCCCGGGACCTCACCGAGAACGTCGAGCAGCTGCAGATCCGGCTCTCGCTCGAGCTGATGCGTGACCGCACCGTGGCCGTCCTGGCCCGGCTCGGCAGGCTGGCCGGCGAGTACAGCGAGCTGGTCATCGCCGGTCGTTCCCACAATGTCGCCGCCCAGGCGACCACCCTCGGAAAGCGCTTCGCCACCGCCGCGGACGAGCTGCTCGTGGCGTACGGACGGCTCGAGGACCTGCTGGGCCGCTACCCGCTGCGCGGTATCAAGGGCCCGGTCGGCACGGCGCAGGACATGCTCGACCTGCTGGGCGGCGACGCCGCGAAGCTCGGCGAGCTGGAACAGCGCATCGCCGGCCACCTCGGTTTCGGTCAGGCCTTCACCTCCGTCGGCCAGGTCTACCCCCGCTCGCTCGACTACGACGTGGTGACCGCGCTGGTGCAGCTGGCCGCCGCACCTTCGTCCGTCGCGAAGACGATCCGGCTGATGGCCGGGCACGAGCTGGTCACCGAGGGCTTCAAGCCGGGTCAGGTCGGCTCGTCCGCGATGCCGCACAAGATGAACACCCGCTCCTGCGAGCGTGTCAACGGCCTGATGGTGATCCTCCGCGGCTACGCCTCGATGACCGGTGAGCTGGCGGGCGACCAGTGGAACGAGGGCGATGTGTCCTGCTCCGTGGTCCGCCGGGTGGCACTCCCGGACGCCTTCTTCGCCTTCGACGGTCTGCTGGAAACCTTCCTCACGGTGCTCGACGAGTTCGGGGCGTTCCCCGCGGTCGTGGCCCGCGAACTGGACCGGTACCTGCCGTTCCTCGCCACCACCAAGGTGCTGATGGGTGCCGTCCGCGCCGGTGTCGGCCGCGAGGTCGCGCACGAGGCGATCAAGGAGAACGCGGTCGCCTCCGCCCTGGCCATGCGCGAGCAGGGCACGGAGCGCAACGAGCTGCTGGACAAGCTGGCTGCCGACGACCGCATCCCGCTCGACCGCGCCCAGCTCGACGCCCTGATGGCCGACAAGCTCTCCTTCACGGGAGCGGCGGCCGACCAGGTCACCGCGCTCGTCGCCCGGATCGAGGAGATCACCAAGCAGCACCCGGAAGCCGCCGGATACACGCCGGGCTCCATCCTCTGA
- a CDS encoding APC family permease produces the protein MAGAADGGANSGTGGNGLRRRLGVFDAVVIGLGSMIGAGVFAALAPAAHAAGSGLLIGLAVAAVVAYCNATSSARLAARYPASGGTYVYGRERLGEFWGYLAGWSFVVGKTASCAAMALTVGAYAWPGQAHAVAVGAVVALTAVNCLGVQKSAWLTRAIVAVVLAVLAAVVTACLTGGVVQASRLAPGSDATVSGVLQAAGLLFFAFAGYARIATLGEEVREPARTIPRAIPVALGITLIVYAAVGVAVLSVLGPARLADATAPLAEAVRAAGAPGLVPVVRAGAAVAALGSLLALLLGVSRTTLAMARDRHLPHVLAAVHPRFAVPHRAEVAVGAVAALVAATGDVRGAIGFSSFGVLLYYAIANAAALTLTPAEGRPLRAVPVLGLAGCLVLAVTLPVPSVMSGAAVALLGAAAYGLRRGRTAHS, from the coding sequence ATGGCCGGTGCGGCGGACGGTGGTGCGAACAGCGGTACGGGCGGCAATGGATTGAGGCGCCGCCTGGGGGTCTTCGACGCGGTGGTCATCGGCCTGGGCTCGATGATCGGAGCAGGTGTCTTCGCCGCGCTCGCTCCGGCCGCCCACGCGGCAGGGTCGGGGCTCCTGATCGGCCTGGCGGTGGCCGCAGTCGTGGCGTACTGCAATGCCACGTCGTCGGCGCGGCTCGCGGCCCGCTATCCGGCCTCCGGCGGCACGTACGTCTACGGGCGTGAGCGACTGGGCGAGTTCTGGGGCTACCTGGCAGGCTGGAGTTTCGTCGTCGGGAAGACGGCCTCCTGTGCGGCCATGGCCCTGACCGTCGGCGCCTACGCCTGGCCGGGACAGGCCCATGCGGTGGCGGTCGGCGCGGTGGTGGCGCTCACTGCCGTGAACTGTCTGGGGGTCCAGAAGTCCGCATGGCTGACCAGGGCGATCGTGGCCGTGGTCCTGGCCGTCCTCGCCGCCGTCGTCACCGCGTGCCTCACCGGCGGCGTCGTCCAGGCGTCCCGTCTGGCGCCGGGTTCCGACGCCACGGTGAGCGGAGTGCTGCAGGCCGCTGGGCTGCTGTTCTTCGCCTTCGCCGGATACGCCCGCATCGCCACGCTGGGCGAGGAGGTCCGGGAACCGGCTCGCACGATCCCACGAGCCATCCCCGTGGCTCTCGGGATCACCCTGATCGTGTACGCGGCCGTCGGCGTGGCGGTGCTGTCGGTCCTCGGGCCCGCCCGGCTGGCCGATGCCACAGCACCACTGGCGGAGGCGGTCCGTGCCGCCGGCGCCCCCGGACTGGTGCCGGTGGTCCGTGCAGGGGCGGCGGTCGCCGCGCTCGGTTCGCTGCTCGCACTGCTGCTCGGGGTCTCCCGCACGACGCTGGCGATGGCCCGCGATCGCCACCTGCCACACGTCCTGGCCGCCGTCCATCCCCGTTTCGCCGTCCCCCACCGCGCCGAAGTCGCCGTGGGCGCGGTCGCCGCCCTGGTCGCAGCCACCGGCGATGTCCGCGGCGCGATCGGGTTCTCCTCCTTCGGCGTGCTGCTGTACTACGCCATCGCCAACGCGGCCGCCCTCACCCTCACACCGGCCGAGGGCCGCCCCTTGCGCGCGGTTCCGGTCCTCGGTCTGGCCGGCTGCCTGGTCCTCGCTGTCACCCTTCCCGTGCCGTCGGTCATGTCGGGCGCAGCGGTGGCGCTGCTCGGTGCGGCTGCCTACGGCCTCCGCAGGGGCCGTACCGCGCATTCCTGA
- a CDS encoding FG-GAP-like repeat-containing protein produces the protein MSLKRRAWLTVGAVVLGGAGVVTVAIANPSDGPAGPKGPEVRPAKLRSVAIDGGTATERQLPATNTAAFSMVGIGWDGAAKVDGTAEVRTRAAGTGKWSPWRELEVSADGPDGREQAAANRATEPMWVGASDAVQVKVGSGRPGKSLPKNLKLHMVDPGVSKAESRNPAEATLAPSGPENAAFALEGTPTPTASDTVGAPTDTASPTDPATPSATETVAPTETATGTPTETATATPTDTATATPTDTATPSPVPTAPPSTVNRPPIISRAQWGADESLVEDPPEYIDKVQAVFIHHTVDTNNYSCGDSAAMVRAIMTYHVKTEGWNDLGYNFLVDKCGQIFEGRAGGTDLPVKGAHTYGFNSYSTGISLLGNFETGKPTPAALQSAARIAAWKLGQYGVGPTAKVTLTRLVTDADGNTRPDGDVTFNTIAGHRDGFATACPGANLYAKLGAIRTYATNGTRNAAIPTTDFNRDGITDLVAGLPKAASSSGSVTVLPGTEDGPSSTAKRTLNQSSAGVPGSSEAGDLFGSSDAWGDVNGDGYADLVIGGPGEDITQADNGTVVVMYGPALTTGKSYSVTASGRIGGEKLGTTVTSGDFNADGKADIFSVAPGKPGRWWAWDGKTGTAKSGYLNTAAYTAAVGYAAAVTGDFNKDGYADAAVSYRDPSGIGRLLWLKGSTTGLQRVGILDARGGRSLAAGDINGDGATDLAVGQPSATESGHTAKGGAVTAVFGSATGLTSTGRKTIHQDTTGVPGGGETGDDMGASVSVGDVDLDGYGDILAGAPGEDITRSGVNESNAGQAFLIRGSATGPTGTGAVGYSQDTTGIPGSTEPNDRLGSSVSLTDLSGYSRADIAIGADGEDANNGTILQIDNTSTSGIKADTGLYYGVSALGSSTGIRIGLTLAP, from the coding sequence ATGAGCCTGAAACGCCGCGCCTGGCTGACTGTCGGCGCTGTCGTTCTCGGTGGGGCCGGAGTGGTGACGGTGGCGATAGCCAACCCGTCCGACGGGCCGGCCGGACCCAAGGGGCCCGAGGTTCGACCGGCGAAGCTGCGGTCGGTGGCGATTGACGGCGGCACGGCCACGGAGCGGCAGTTGCCGGCCACGAACACCGCAGCGTTCTCGATGGTCGGTATCGGCTGGGACGGCGCGGCAAAGGTCGACGGCACCGCCGAAGTGCGTACGCGGGCTGCCGGGACCGGCAAGTGGTCGCCGTGGCGCGAGCTGGAGGTGTCGGCCGACGGGCCGGACGGGCGGGAGCAGGCAGCAGCCAACCGGGCCACCGAGCCGATGTGGGTCGGGGCGTCGGACGCCGTGCAGGTGAAGGTGGGGTCGGGCCGGCCGGGCAAGTCGCTGCCGAAGAACCTGAAGCTGCACATGGTCGACCCCGGTGTCAGCAAGGCCGAGTCCAGGAACCCGGCGGAGGCGACCCTCGCACCCAGCGGTCCGGAGAACGCGGCGTTCGCACTGGAGGGGACCCCGACTCCCACCGCGTCGGACACCGTCGGCGCTCCCACGGACACCGCCTCGCCGACCGATCCCGCGACGCCGTCGGCCACGGAGACCGTCGCACCCACGGAGACCGCCACCGGCACCCCGACGGAGACGGCCACGGCCACCCCGACGGATACCGCGACGGCCACCCCCACGGACACGGCCACCCCCTCCCCCGTACCCACCGCGCCGCCGTCGACCGTCAACCGGCCGCCGATCATCAGCCGCGCCCAGTGGGGCGCCGACGAGTCGCTGGTCGAGGATCCGCCCGAGTACATCGACAAGGTGCAGGCGGTCTTCATCCACCACACCGTCGACACGAACAACTACAGCTGTGGCGACTCGGCCGCGATGGTCCGCGCGATCATGACGTACCACGTGAAGACCGAAGGCTGGAACGACCTCGGCTACAACTTCCTGGTCGACAAGTGCGGCCAGATCTTCGAGGGCCGCGCCGGCGGCACCGATCTCCCGGTCAAGGGCGCGCACACATACGGCTTCAACTCGTACTCGACGGGCATCTCCCTGCTCGGCAACTTCGAGACGGGCAAGCCGACGCCGGCCGCGCTCCAGTCCGCGGCGCGCATCGCCGCATGGAAGCTCGGTCAGTACGGCGTGGGCCCCACCGCCAAGGTGACGCTGACCCGCCTCGTCACCGACGCCGACGGCAACACCCGGCCCGACGGTGACGTCACGTTCAACACCATCGCCGGACACCGCGACGGCTTCGCCACCGCATGCCCCGGTGCGAACCTGTACGCCAAGCTCGGTGCCATCCGGACGTACGCGACCAACGGCACCCGCAACGCCGCGATCCCGACCACCGACTTCAACCGGGACGGCATCACCGACCTGGTCGCCGGCCTCCCGAAGGCGGCGAGCAGCAGCGGAAGCGTCACCGTGCTGCCCGGCACCGAGGACGGCCCGAGCTCGACTGCGAAGCGGACGCTGAACCAGAGCAGTGCGGGGGTGCCCGGCAGCTCCGAGGCGGGCGACCTGTTCGGCTCGTCCGACGCCTGGGGCGACGTGAACGGCGACGGGTACGCCGACCTGGTCATCGGTGGGCCCGGCGAGGACATCACGCAGGCCGACAACGGCACCGTCGTCGTGATGTACGGCCCCGCCCTCACCACCGGCAAGAGCTATTCGGTCACCGCCTCGGGCCGGATCGGCGGCGAGAAGCTCGGTACGACCGTCACCTCGGGCGACTTCAACGCCGACGGCAAGGCCGACATCTTCTCCGTCGCGCCGGGCAAGCCCGGCCGCTGGTGGGCCTGGGACGGCAAGACCGGTACGGCCAAGTCCGGTTACCTCAACACCGCCGCGTACACCGCTGCCGTGGGCTACGCGGCCGCGGTCACCGGCGACTTCAACAAGGACGGCTACGCGGACGCCGCCGTCAGCTACCGCGACCCGAGCGGCATCGGACGCCTGCTGTGGCTGAAGGGATCCACCACCGGACTCCAGCGCGTCGGCATCCTCGACGCCCGCGGCGGACGCTCGCTGGCCGCCGGTGACATCAACGGCGACGGCGCCACCGACCTGGCGGTCGGCCAGCCGTCCGCCACCGAGTCCGGACACACCGCCAAGGGCGGCGCGGTCACGGCCGTGTTCGGTTCGGCCACCGGACTGACCTCGACCGGCCGCAAGACGATCCACCAGGACACCACCGGTGTACCGGGCGGCGGCGAGACCGGCGACGACATGGGAGCGTCCGTCTCCGTCGGCGATGTCGACCTCGACGGGTACGGCGACATTCTCGCCGGCGCGCCGGGCGAGGACATCACCCGCAGCGGCGTGAACGAGAGCAACGCCGGCCAGGCCTTCCTCATCCGCGGCTCCGCCACCGGCCCCACCGGCACCGGGGCCGTCGGATACAGCCAGGACACCACGGGCATCCCCGGCTCCACCGAACCCAACGACCGCCTCGGCTCGTCCGTGTCCCTCACCGACCTCTCCGGCTACAGCCGGGCGGACATCGCGATCGGCGCAGACGGTGAGGACGCCAACAACGGCACGATCCTGCAGATCGACAACACCAGCACCTCGGGGATCAAGGCGGACACCGGCCTGTACTACGGGGTGTCGGCGCTCGGTTCGTCCACCGGGATCCGGATCGGACTGACTCTGGCCCCGTAA